The Methanobrevibacter sp. sequence GAACCGCTTTGAACTATATCGACAAAATAGAATCCGCTTTGGATATAGCTATTGTAAGCACAAAAAAAGGAGGAAGCGGTGGTGGAGGCAGTACCACCCTTACCGAAGAGGGCTTGCAAATATTGAAGGAATGCAAAAAGATCAATGCCATCATGGAACTCCACAGGGAAACCAACGAAATCGAAGCGGAAATTCTTGAAGTGGATAAGGCAAAAGGGGTCATGAAAATTCAAATGAATGAATTGACCATAACAATTCCTTTGAAAAAGGAATATAAAGTTGGAGATCAGATATTGGCTTTAATAAGCTATGACAATATCTTCATAATGTTGGAGCCTCAAACATCCAGCATAAGAAATATCTTCAAAGGCAGAGTTACTGAAATGAAGCTTCAGGATGAGATGATTCGTGTTAAAATAGATATTGGCGGAGTGGATATTTTCTCAGACATTACCTTGTCTGCAGGAAAAGACTTAGATTTGAGTTTGGGAAAAGAAGTTTACATTGGATTCAAGGCATTGTCAATAGCTACTTTAAAATTATAATCATTTTTTAAATGCTTAAAAATAAGATAATCTAATAATTTAGCCTATAGTTTTATATAGATTAAACAAAATAAGATTATTTACAGATTTATTCAATGGTGATATTA is a genomic window containing:
- a CDS encoding TOBE domain-containing protein — its product is MTEVKAGVEYKINIDGNSFLLDQKKFNLLIYINESGSITEAAKRSKISYRTALNYIDKIESALDIAIVSTKKGGSGGGGSTTLTEEGLQILKECKKINAIMELHRETNEIEAEILEVDKAKGVMKIQMNELTITIPLKKEYKVGDQILALISYDNIFIMLEPQTSSIRNIFKGRVTEMKLQDEMIRVKIDIGGVDIFSDITLSAGKDLDLSLGKEVYIGFKALSIATLKL